In Flavobacterium luteolum, the DNA window TTAGACGCCAGCTCAATTGCAAGTGACTTTGTTATTCCGTGTAAAGCCGATTTTGACATCGCATATCCAACATTAGCTGCTGATCCAACACAACCATATACGGATGAGATAAAAATAAATGATCCTGATTCTCCAGTAAAAACTGACTTATTACTACAAATTTTGGCTAATTCTAAACCAGCAATTGAATTAAGTTTTAATACATCAAGAAGTATTTTATCATTAAGTGATTTTAAAGGAGACAAATAAGGCCTGCCTGCCAAATGCACAAAACCATTAACTTTACCTACCTCTGATACCGCATTAAAAATTTTTGCTTTTAACTCATTCGAGTCCAACAAATCAAGAGCTAGAATTTTTGTACTATTCTCACAAATTTCAGCCGTTTCATACAGGCCTTTTTCGTTCAAATCTATCAAAATTAAAGTTGCCCCTAATTTAGATAATACTATACTTGTTGCTCTACCAATTCCTGATGAAGCTCCCGTAATAATATATTTTTTACCTAATAATGAGATCGGATTATACACTCTTGATTGATTGATTTAATTATTTGTTAGTAATTCGTATAAACCACCAATAGTTTTAGCTTCAACAATTTCTGCAGCTGTAATAGTTTTTTGAAATTCTTCTCCTGAATAAGCTATTATTGATAAACTTGTTAATGAATCCCATGCATCAAAATCAACAATTGTATCAGTTAATTGTACAGTGTCTTCTTCTAACAATTCAGCCATTTTTTCTAAAAAATCTTCCATTTTATTTTATTTTTTTTTAATATTCTATTATTTCACAAAAAGATAAGGGACCTACATCCATTAATAGAGAAGCCCAAGTTAAACCTACACCGAAACCAGAAAAACAAACTTTTAATCGATTTTCTTTAATCTGTTCCGATATATTAAAACATGTTACTACAGGAACTGTAACACCGCTAGAATTACCAAAATTTTCCACTACATTCGCGGGCATTTTTTCTCTGGCAACCCCAATTTTATCGGCAACTTTATTAAGCATAAATTTATTTGGCTGATGAAATAAATAGTAATCAACAGCATTCTTGTCTGTTTTTGCCATTTCTAATAAAGATTCAATCATTGGCGGAACCTCTGCTTGAACAAAATTAAAAACATCATCACCTTTCATTACTAAATTTTCTTTGCTTCTAAAATTACCACTGGCATCTTCATATAACACTGAAGTTTCACTTGAAATTGGCAATTTTGCTCCTCCTGCAGGAATTTGTAAAGCAAATGCCCCAGATCCATCCATTTTTATTGTACCAAAAATTTCAGTTTTCTGGGACGATTTTTCTACAATTGTAATTGAAGCTGCATCGCCTATTAACGGATTACTATTTCGATCTCTTTTTGAAACTTTGGTACTTAAAACATCTGCATTTACAACAACAATTTTAGAAATTGAAGGCTGTTCCAACAACATAAAAGCTTGATTCAGCCCAATAATAAAACCGGCACATCCTTGATTAATATCCAAGCAAATCATATCCTGTTTTAAATTAAAATGTCCCTGAATAACATTACTTGTTGGAGGCATTATATAATCTGGCGACTGTGTGACAAAAATCAATGCATCAATATCTTCTTTTTTTAATTTTCCTGTAGAAAAAAGATAATCCAAGCCTTTAATAGCTAAATCAGATGAACAGATTCCTTCTGGTGCAATTCTTCTTTTATTCAACCCAAGAGCAGCCTTTAATTTTAATGATTTTGCTGTAGAAAAGTTGTAATTTTCCATCTCATCCTCAAAATGAATTTCTCTCGAGGGCATCACCACCAACATTCCTGTAATTTCTTTGTCTTTGAAGTACAGATTCATTACTTGATGTATTTACTTAATAGACTAGAAATACTATCAATATTTGAAAAATTTTCTGGCAATATATCTACACCATCTATTGATATATCAAAAGTTTCATCTAAACTTGTTACCAAAGTCACCAAATCAAATGAATCTAACATTCCTGCTTCAATAAAGTTTTCAACAGGTTCATTAAAATCAAACTCTGGTCTTATATCATTTAGTATTGAAATTATTTTATTATTCATAGCTAATCGTTTTATTACTTAGTATAAAATTATACATTTTTTCTTCAACAAACCCATAATGTTTGTATCTCTTTATGGCATTTTCGTTACTCTTAATTACCCAGAAAATATGCCTATTTGTGTCTTTCCCTTTACTTTCAAAAAAATTAAAAAGTTTAGAGCCAATTTTTTTCTCTCTGAAATCTGGATGAACAAACCAATATCTTAAATACAATGTACTTCCTGTAATTTCATATATTAAGAACCCTCCTAAGGTATTGTTTTCTTCATATACCAAGATATTTTTATTTTCAATCCATCTTATCAATTCATCCTTCTCTGGCAATTGCTCTGCCTTTTCATCGAAAAAAGCATTAAACAAATTTTGAATTGAAAACAAATGATCCTTTGAGGCTTCTTTAATTCCCTCCACTTTATCTGATAAAAAATCCTTTCCACCACTTATTCTATTCATTCTAACGAGTGATGTATAATAATGAAATGAATGCTTATAGAAAATATCCAATAATTCCGAAGTTTCTTCACGTTGAACAATATCCAAAATCAAAATTTCATCCTGAAATTCCCTAATAAGATTAGGAAGTGATTTACTTAATTGTTCATTAGAAGAAGCTATAAAGAACAAAGTACAATGACTTGCTTTTTTATAAATAAAGTACGTCACTTCTCCTTGATCTATTATATAGAAATTACCATTAGATATCCATATATCAATTTTCTCGCGATTAGGATAAAAATTAGTAATTAGCTTTTTCTTATAATTTTTAATTTTAATTAGAGCATTACTAATTTCATTAAAATCATCTACGCTTTTCATTACTCATTAATCTTATTTTTCAACAAAAGACGATCAATTTTCCCATTGGTATTTCTAGGTAACTCTTCCATAAATATATAAACAGTAGGAATCATATATTTAGGAATTTCATTGGAAAGCAATTTTCTAAATTCTACTATTGAAATCTCTTTATCCGCTTCATAAAAAAGAGTAATTTCCTTTTTATTTACATTGTACACAACACAACCATTCTTAGCAATTTTCAAAGTATTAACAATGACATGCTCAATTTCTCCTAATTCAATTCTATACCCTAAATGTTTAATAAGACTATCTTTTCGTCCCTTAAATATGATTTCATCTCTTTCGTTAACAGAAACAATATCTCCAGTTCTGTAAATGATTTCTGGATACGATTTATTAAGAGGATTTTGAACGAAAGCTAATGCTGTTTTTTCAGGATTATTGTAATATCCCATTGCAAGAGATGTACCTCTAACACATAATTCTCCTTCTTCTCCTTTTGTTACTAATCTATCTTCATCGAGAATCAAAACGTCTGTATTT includes these proteins:
- a CDS encoding SDR family NAD(P)-dependent oxidoreductase, encoding MYNPISLLGKKYIITGASSGIGRATSIVLSKLGATLILIDLNEKGLYETAEICENSTKILALDLLDSNELKAKIFNAVSEVGKVNGFVHLAGRPYLSPLKSLNDKILLDVLKLNSIAGLELAKICSNKSVFTGESGSFIFISSVYGCVGSAANVGYAMSKSALHGITKSLAIELASKNIRVNCVAPGFVKTNMLDSISGSFNSEYDELINRLHPLGLGNAEDVANAIAFLVSDMAKWITGSIINVDGGFTAQ
- a CDS encoding phosphopantetheine-binding protein is translated as MEDFLEKMAELLEEDTVQLTDTIVDFDAWDSLTSLSIIAYSGEEFQKTITAAEIVEAKTIGGLYELLTNN
- a CDS encoding 3-oxoacyl-ACP synthase III family protein, with translation MNLYFKDKEITGMLVVMPSREIHFEDEMENYNFSTAKSLKLKAALGLNKRRIAPEGICSSDLAIKGLDYLFSTGKLKKEDIDALIFVTQSPDYIMPPTSNVIQGHFNLKQDMICLDINQGCAGFIIGLNQAFMLLEQPSISKIVVVNADVLSTKVSKRDRNSNPLIGDAASITIVEKSSQKTEIFGTIKMDGSGAFALQIPAGGAKLPISSETSVLYEDASGNFRSKENLVMKGDDVFNFVQAEVPPMIESLLEMAKTDKNAVDYYLFHQPNKFMLNKVADKIGVAREKMPANVVENFGNSSGVTVPVVTCFNISEQIKENRLKVCFSGFGVGLTWASLLMDVGPLSFCEIIEY
- a CDS encoding phosphopantetheine-binding protein, producing MNNKIISILNDIRPEFDFNEPVENFIEAGMLDSFDLVTLVTSLDETFDISIDGVDILPENFSNIDSISSLLSKYIK
- a CDS encoding GNAT family N-acetyltransferase; protein product: MKSVDDFNEISNALIKIKNYKKKLITNFYPNREKIDIWISNGNFYIIDQGEVTYFIYKKASHCTLFFIASSNEQLSKSLPNLIREFQDEILILDIVQREETSELLDIFYKHSFHYYTSLVRMNRISGGKDFLSDKVEGIKEASKDHLFSIQNLFNAFFDEKAEQLPEKDELIRWIENKNILVYEENNTLGGFLIYEITGSTLYLRYWFVHPDFREKKIGSKLFNFFESKGKDTNRHIFWVIKSNENAIKRYKHYGFVEEKMYNFILSNKTISYE